aaatttaaattatttaaattggaATTATGTAacacaaaaacaattttcaaagtATCGAACTCATTCATTTAAGTTTTAACTACAAAAGTCTTTTTGTATGACTACTAGCTCTTTCGCTTGGAGCTAtttcagtgtcatttttaaactttccaaattagaaaaaatgtttcacaaagaaaaagaatattttttaaatatgaaaataagaacaaacaaaacaaaataatatttattaaattaataaattgtttcaataaaaaagtgatctaaatataaagttttataagagttaaaaaaattttgtcgaatgttctttttaaaattttttctaaaaaaagttacgatgcttgaataaataaatatcaaaaaaacaaccGTTGCTGATCACTGTTTTTCTGATATATTTATGTATGATACAAAACATGTATCATACATAGGATCAATCTCTGTGGAAACTATGAGGGTTATACTGCTGGGATTATTCTTTGACCTATGCTCAGTCAGAGTAAACACCATCCAAGACTAGTTAatgttttctctttaaaaaaagtcagaaattcaatatatagttttaatataaaatccagatccattaatttttaagttcaGTAATTTGTGGCTACCTCTATTAGCTGCAGAatcaaaatcaagaaaattaaaattaggacAGTGGTATAGTTAGGTAATATGTAGgtgaataaaaagtaaattgatGTTAGTTAGATGCTCTGCTTTTGTACTTTATCGCAATCTTTCTATGGTCTTATTTACAACTGAAGTTAACAAGATTAGAAGATTACTGATTggttttgaaaagatttaataaCTATATAAGATATTGAAAACTCAGGTTTTTATGAGACCTCTAAAGGACAAAAAGATGTAATTAGTTGATTCCAGATGGTTTTGAATTAGTTGATTCCAGGTGGTTTTGAATTTCTGCACAGTAGAGAAAGTAGCCTTTAAGTTTTTAGTTTGAACTCTGGCTTTTAGGTTCTGTTATGGGAGAACTTTTTGGAGTTCTTGGTTTAAACAAtgattaatatctttttttctgtgactttttttattgtttaggaTTGTCCTTtgctttgaaatatatttttcgaactgtaaaaatttgataattttcttACAAGTTTAGATTATTTCGTGAATTgagctttaattttatttttataaaatttagttatgatcatattttttaaaagacattttataCCTTAAAGTATTCTTGGTTTGACATTATTTAGTCATCTTTGGGACTGATTTGGATGGTTCAAAGCTGaataaagcttttatttcaacaaaatctAAGTAACAAATTTAGTAAATTAGTTTGTAATATGACTAATAACAAcatagtaataattataaaacaattaataatgaaaagagtaatgataataataataattgtaaaagttGCATATTAGtatttactaataataatttgatgATTGATAAGGATGACGTCATATAGTTGATCAAATTATTGACATTGTTATatagacattattatattatatactacataggtattattattgttagaagtattttgtaattttttatgtttctcttataaaataattgcatatatatgatatattgaTATCTATTTCAAAATCATGGATTTATTTTAGtgcgaaagtttttttttacaaaatggtaTTACAGAACATGATCtttctcaaaaaaaagtattttttgaaaatgataattcTATTCATGATAAAAGTTTATCTGATTTAAAGAAGGTATACTGCACTGGTGTTGTTTATTTTGGAAGTTTAAAACAGACAAAGCGTTTTGGTGAAGGTTTACTTAAGTGGCCTGATGGAGGATTTTACCAaggaaattatataaataatcaaaGACATGGCCCAGGAAAATACTTTTGGAGTGATGGTTCTCTGTATGAaggttattttgaaaatgatttaagaCATGGTCATGGTAAACAAGTATGGATTAATGGAGAAGTATGTTTAATATTCATATTAATTTACACAACTGCACATCTAAAATacgtaatttttaaatttgatacaCGAGCAaacagtaaataattaaaaactatttctttaataattatttttattttaattaacttttagttatttttatttattatttatctaattaaatatttattattaacttttaaaatatataaaacagtatATCCAATATATCTTGCAGTAAAAAAATACATCCtgttttttgtcaaatgaaattatttttctaaaaaattatttataatgagCTGTTatgtaagatatttttatttagtaactaTTAGGTAAAAGTCTAAATTCTAAGTGTTCTGGTTGTGTTATGTGCTAAGTGTTCTGGTTGTGTTCTGTGCTAAGTGTTCTGGCTGTGTTCTGTGCTAAGTGTTCTGGCTAAGGCTGTGTTCTGCATGATTAGGTAGATTCCTTgagattgttaaaaaaagtgaaaatgaaGTTGATAAttcgttttgaaaaaatattaggtgTATAAAATAGTATTCATAAAATAGTAATTTCCTGCATAGCTTGCAGGAAATTACTATTTTATGAATGATTTACTTGAATAAAGTTGTTCAAAATACAGTAATTTCTTGCTTGTAtcttagttttttataaatccaAGTCAGgtttatgttaaagtttttatagcaaaaaaaaatcttggttcaattttttaaaatattttttactctaatttcaaaaagtaaacataGCTATCTCTTAGaaatacatataattattatagttattaatttcATTACTATTTGATTTCCATGTTATGGACATCAAATTAACAGAATTAACAGAATGCatttatcaatagtttttaattacttttgtaaaaaagtaataatatgaTAAGCTAtaattaattgttgtttatttaaaatcaaaacaaataaaacatctgAAGTTTTTGATCttaaagctaatttattttaacaacccTGATAGATTTTCtccaactttttaaacaaataagaataaataaatttagttattattattattttatttttttttccccaataccatgaaggccactacagtgaaggaggctactttagttgtggttacaacttTCTCTAAACTCTATAGCTCCAAAACACAAATCTTGACAATGAAGGTGGCTGCAAAAACAAGTTTAGTGCAGTAATACCAGAGACTTGGTGGAGATCGAACTCAGAACTTCTAACTTATGAGGCGAGTGCTCTACTATTGCACTACTATGCCATATTAAATTGTTAGAATGTTTTCAAACGAGTTCTTTGATTGTGGCTTTAGTGTTacctttttaaagaaatttctatataaaacctctttttgaatataatatatatcaatgctaaaacagaaataataaaaaagcatttaattgTGAACATTGCTGTTACTAATTAATCttgttgatttttaaacaaatctatgaAGCTATAAGAGttataaaactctaaaaatagGAGAATGTTTTCAACAATGTCaataattctttattggaaacttatgttcttttttatctattatgtTATATTGACATCTTATTCCATGATGCTATGTTTTATTGGCACCTTATTCTTCATTTCTTATTGacaacttatttatatattttttatttcttttcattaTCTGGATCATCAAGATAAAAAGAAgttgatattgataaaattaaaaaagatcaatatgttaaaaaaaaataataataataaaatatcaaacttaaaaaaagttggaaaattatattaatatatttccaGTACTAAGaacaagttcttttttaaacataacacTAAATTATAACTATAGggttataaaactaaatatattgcaaaataactaatattttttgctgcattattatacatatattatttttagacatATGTTGGACAGTTTTTCAGTGATACTTTTCATGGTCTTGGTGTATATACATGGTTAGATGGAACCTGTTATAatggtttatttcaaaataatttaagaagtGGTTATGGAGAGTTAAGTCAATCTAATGGCAATAAATTtcaggtaatttattttattttgacacaATATGTCAGTCGAGATAattctaaaattatattaattttttttaatataagagtaattttattttagaacttgATGATGATACAGTTGATTCCCAGTAAGTCAAACACCAATTAACTTGAACTTCTGTTATCTCGAACTGTTTTCTATAATCTCTTGAAAGCAAGAACAATTGTTTTACTTTGCTTAAGTTGAACATTTGTTTAGTCGAACTGTTTCCTCAGTCCCTTAGAGATTCAAGTTAAAGGGAATTTActgtattagttttttttattgaaaatatcagttatttgtgaaaaaaatagtgaaaagcttaaaatttaatgaataaataataatagtctACTAAGTTTATGTTACTAATTATAATAATCAatcttttgttgtttaaaagttatataatattaaatttattataataataatattaatattattataaataatattatataacttttaaacttattCAACTCCAGTTATTTAAATGGTCAAAACTTTTACACttgcaaaagttttttgaataaaaattgaaatttgttgataaattttgatttttggaTAAAACACGTTTTAAAGTTCAAGGGAAataataagagaaaaaaaagcatAGTTCTTAGGTCATATCATAAGGCTTAGGTCTTAGGTctttaagtagcctccttgtcagtagtggccttctcagccttgaggagatgaattaataaaaatcaaaaaaaaaaaagaaggtgaGATATGAGACAAAGAGTCATATCATGAGACATATGAGACTTTGGTCATGTCATGAAGCTTTTTTATGGTTATTGGATTTATCTGACTAACATAGAAAATAGGAGATATGtaatattgagaaaaaattaatgagagTTAAATCTTTGAGTGAATCTTGCCCAGGTTGTCAACAGTTTTATTTGTAGCAATTTGTAGCAGTTAAATGATTTCTTGCAATTGTTATAAGttacaaaagtttatatagcCATAAACATAGTGttgaattttaactttgtttgcACTTGCagaagttaaatttaatttttttttttatatttaatttttattgatgtaaaCGTCAGTAGGTTTGTTGCTAGATTCTAGTTGCTTCTTCTACTgcaatatatttaactaaactttGACATcatagaaactttaaaattgcTAGTTATATGTACATAGTTGTACGTGTATAAACTTCGACTGGACTCTTGAATGTGAATTGAATTATTAAATCTGAATTATAATGATTTgatcaaaaaatgttattgtttttctaATACAACTTTCTAgtgttttaatttacatttaattatgGGTTATGAAAGTTAAGGTTTTAattcattacaaaaatatttatttatattaggtaattagtaaacattttgtttgttgGCCACCAGATTTTATTCTTAGTGGATTTGTAATGGCTTGATAACAATGGCTTTATAACATCAGTATCTGGTAATTTAATgaagtttacaaattttaaacagaATTTCACCAcagattttttacataattaaaatgattttttaaataattagtatattaacatatatatagatatacttaAAGGTAGCTTTAAATATATCTACATGAAATTTTTTACTGCccaatgtaaaaatttttcgCACCATGTTTGTCTTTACATTGATTCATAATGCAGTCAACAGTCCACAAAATCCAGATTGTCATTTGTCAATGCCAATGCAAAAGCCAGTCTAACTTTGCTTTACTACAGCATAGTACTAAGAtgtatttatttagatatttagaaattttcaacttttattttttgttagacAACTTGTActgcatacatttttataatgtaaggtaaataaagaaaaaaatatgaaaataatttacatatttagtAAATTGATTTATTCTTTTCAATATTATGAGAACAGGGGTCGAAATAAGTGCCAGACATTGTTGCCAGACCTTCTTTGAAACCCATTTAAGGGGGACAACCAACCttagttaattttttctgaCAAAATGAACAATGGTTGGTTGCCCCCTTTCAGTGGGTTTTGGAAATGGTCCAAGGGGCACCAATATTTGACCGCAATAGTTTAGTGATAatgttaataaagttaaatgttaacaataatgttttattattttacatttatattttgtatgcTTGTATTAGggtattttttcaaatgacaAACCATTTGGTCCAGGTATTTACACATACAAACAAAGTGGAAGACAAGACATTGGGATTTGGAGCGGCGGAAAGCTTATTAAGCTGCGTTTTCTTTTGAATGACTTgtttaattatgataaaaaatttttcgtcaataatatatcaaaatataataaagttcaaACAAGTTTGTGTGAAAATCAAATTGGTTTACGTGAAAAGTTTCAAATTCCAGTTTCATTTCCGTATGAGGAAATTTTGAATGGTGATAAAAAGCTCTGTAAAGGTCCCATGGAAAAGTTGTTGGAAGATTTTTTCCATTGTGCTTTTTTTGGCAATCTTTTAATAATGAAACACATATTTGAGAGTGGGCTTGTTCATCCAGATGCAAGTGATTTTAAAGGTCATACAGCATTAATTGTAGCCtcagtaagttttttaaatttcaaacttgtttaatttgtttagtGTTATTCACTTtgtatattcaataaaaaatgtatacactaattatttcaaaaatagaacagttttgattataaaaaaaaaaaaatctatttaaaagtttaaatactaGTTAAAACTCATTTCAAGATGAACAGAAAAATTCTCTACCACTGTATTGCGATCAATTAGAGTTATATCAAAACCTTAACgctatttatatttacaattaaaatgttaacttttttaaaatatttttgttcatgTGTTCATTTTATCTTCATTTTCAGACATTTTATAATGATTATGGTTGTCAACATAtgcaatctttattttaaataattcgaCTACGAAAATTAGCACTTAGAATTAAGTTTATCTAGAGGTCcgaataaaaatagttattcaTGTATCTGAATCAATGAGTCAATAAGtagtgtttaataaaaattctttatttatgtatttttattcatttatgtatttaatgagTCAACCAATAGTATTTATCCAATTTAATGTGGCAGTTGTGTAGTGATAGAGATTTTGCTTTGTAAGCAAAAgagttcaaaccccacctcatCCTGCAACAAACTCCATGACATCCTACAATGCTCAAACAGTACTACCAAACTCGACTTATTTCTTTGTTCAAAAAAGTTCTATTTTATTGAACATGAATAAACATAATTTGTcagttaaaactaaagtaaatgatattttattaattataaattaattataattaatatattataattaatatattaactgtattatattaatatttattttattaattttagataaattgcCAGTTAGATGTGCTAAACTACCTGTTAGATGTTGGTGCCAATATTAATAAGTTAACAGATGAAAAAGTTTCTCCATTATCTGCTTGCCTTAATTTGCTGTATTCGCCCCAGAACTTTCTTGATAACATTGCTGAAAACATGcctaaagaaaatttattcaatGCTGTGTgggtagaaaaaaaaaatggatttataGTGTGtcgaaatgaaaaaaaaatgataatgtcTGTCTATGAATCacaacatgtttattttaaaaataagcataaaaATGTTGATGTGATGCCATTTCTAGTGATCATGCatgaaagtaaaatagtttcaaaatgtATTCTCCAAGAAAGgttattcaaataattatataagttataaattatcttttaactttagaatccaaaaatgttaaattatattaaaataattatttgcagGGAACtaacattgaattttttaaaaatttgaataaaaaaatacgagAAAGCCATTAAATGTCAGAGTTTTTCTTGAGGCCAAAAATAGCAAGGCCAAGGCAAAATGTTTCAAGCTTTAGGACAAGTGTTTCAAGACTAAGTCCAAGAAGGCAAATATTTCAAGGCCaaagttatttgattttatatatctttaaaaatgaaataaaatttttgtggcCAAATAAACTAGTTTTGAGTTATCACCCAACCATATGGTCTATTCTTGATTTTAGGATCAGAGTTTTTACTTTAGTGTGCAATTACTAATTGAgcaaataagttatttaatcaatatgtaaaaaaaggcaaatgaaattatgaaataatatttatgaaacatgcaaaaaagttttgaactcATTAGAAAAAGGTGGATGGCCAAGGCCTTAATTTTTGGCCTTAAGGCAATATCAAGGCCAAGATTTAACAACTCAGGTAAGTGTTACATGATCATAACTTATGTGATAGGGCTAATATATGTTACATGATCATAACTAAGCTTCAGCGAAGTTCGTTTAACTTCatcttttgaaattaaacaaagtcGAATAGAGCCAAGCTAAGTTTTAGAAGCATAaactacattaaaattaattgacagatttttaaaaatcttgttattcaaattttatgaccatttaacataaaatttttttaacatttaacatatttattgcatattagatgttatcaaatataaaatattttttttacgaaaatatttggttttaatttttgttggtGTCTAGAGACATTGTACTTTCAtccgttttttaaaatggtgaAAGTATTCAATTGCATTtttacactaaaatattttgtttagaaaaccATTCCtggaaaaaacaataaaactattgCTTAAAAGAGGGTCTGATCCTAACATATCAACAGTTCCTATGCcatctttattttttgctgTAAAATCTGCTGACATGTTAGCTGTGGAATCATTATTAGCTAAAAATGTGGATACTTCTACTAAAATTGAGAAGgttttagtaaacttttttttataattgctcCGTAGTATTAATcgtgttaatttaaaatagcatgagctatttattaattttattttcaaaacaaatcataaattgtttggtaatttaaaaaaaaggatttatgTGTTTTACACATTGCTGTTGCTCTTCCAACAAAAAGTGTTGAAATTACAAGTTTACTGTTGCAACATGGTGCTGATCCTAATGCAAGAGACAATTACTTTGATGAAGAGCATGGTAAAGAAGATGGTCGCA
This genomic interval from Hydra vulgaris chromosome 01, alternate assembly HydraT2T_AEP contains the following:
- the LOC100197294 gene encoding ankyrin repeat and MYND domain-containing protein 1 isoform X4, producing the protein MCESFFLQNGITEHDLSQKKVFFENDNSIHDKSLSDLKKVYCTGVVYFGSLKQTKRFGEGLLKWPDGGFYQGNYINNQRHGPGKYFWSDGSLYEGYFENDLRHGHGKQVWINGETYVGQFFSDTFHGLGVYTWLDGTCYNGLFQNNLRSGYGELSQSNGNKFQGIFSNDKPFGPGIYTYKQSGRQDIGIWSGGKLIKLRFLLNDLFNYDKKFFVNNISKYNKVQTSLCENQIGLREKFQIPVSFPYEEILNGDKKLCKGPMEKLLEDFFHCAFFGNLLIMKHIFESGLVHPDASDFKGHTALIVASINCQLDVLNYLLDVGANINKLTDEKVSPLSACLNLLYSPQNFLDNIAENMPKENLFNAVWVEKKNGFIVCRNEKKMIMSVYESQHVYFKNKHKNVDVMPFLVIMHESKIVSKCILQERKPFLEKTIKLLLKRGSDPNISTVPMPSLFFAVKSADMLAVESLLAKNVDTSTKIEKDLCVLHIAVALPTKSVEITSLLLQHGADPNARDNYFDEEHGKEDGRTALHIVCCREDDYKTAQQVAEMLLQHGANPNLLCCGSSPLSLAIGSGNDLIVETLLKKNANPSLKLGKILGSALCVAASFQAERRRTHLQRIHLIEKLIAHGADMLAPVYVSDKHLYGTVIDYAYCIFKQDRCIAFTPYHALSLIEREICKARKYVLVCLSNFFREAILKKEKEFNESFKPNILKIDAETNKVFFPILVKREVKIKEDFFSNELIKEVEINDEINIRKKQCWDSNSINVTDIGQQKFFRVSNLMGENNELIGLRYILVELCLADINNINMSMFSTKNVTIIDRRKRFYYCYECGRSTGIELFPCKRCKQIFYCSSLCKVQGWKNRHQKECLIKFL